In Spirosoma aureum, a single genomic region encodes these proteins:
- a CDS encoding RagB/SusD family nutrient uptake outer membrane protein, giving the protein MNLSIVKKTGLLALSLLTLFSCKDVLEEYNPSGLTAETVYTTPEGFETLVNAAYTYQRWWYGKEEGYNIAETGTDIWTSGSGEVYRDLTQYLNLQGSNAALTSEWREFYAAINLCNGGIGRIDKAGLSAALRPVREGELRFLRAFYYWHIVETWGGVHFTTQETNGIVATANRTSVETIYNQIFEDLKIAVANLPATQPQYGKVTKGAAQAFLARMYLTRGMNKEALEMAQAVLTGNYGYKLEASYADLWKMSNMKTKEAIYVVDYSVNLAINDLVNTTFNPYGHSRGSNNGHLLFLMKYDDRPGMTRDIANGRPFNRYMPTRFLLDLYSDEDARYEGSFQQVWFANATSRPAGMNLGDTAVYCTKKEIPDAFEATRKYQTYDRSKIYNANGTVKDNLRYPTLSKFMDPTRASLNEAQSARDVFVIRLAEVYLIAAEAQMKLGNLQAAADYINTVRTRAAKPGKAAAMQIASAQVTLDFILDERARELAGEQIRWFDLKRTGKLLERVRADAPDNAVNIVDYHVLRPIPQTQLDAITNKTEFTQNQGYQ; this is encoded by the coding sequence ATGAACTTATCCATTGTCAAAAAAACGGGGTTACTGGCACTATCTCTGCTAACCTTGTTTTCGTGTAAAGATGTGCTGGAAGAATATAACCCCAGTGGGTTAACCGCCGAAACCGTTTACACCACACCCGAAGGTTTTGAAACACTGGTCAATGCCGCCTATACGTATCAACGCTGGTGGTACGGTAAAGAAGAAGGGTATAACATTGCCGAAACAGGTACCGATATCTGGACGAGCGGATCGGGCGAGGTCTACCGGGACCTAACCCAATACCTGAACCTTCAGGGCAGTAATGCGGCCCTTACGAGCGAATGGCGGGAGTTCTACGCAGCCATTAATCTGTGTAACGGTGGCATTGGCCGCATCGATAAAGCGGGTTTATCGGCTGCGTTACGGCCAGTTCGCGAAGGGGAACTACGGTTTCTGCGGGCGTTTTATTACTGGCATATCGTTGAAACCTGGGGTGGTGTTCATTTCACCACACAGGAAACGAACGGTATTGTGGCGACGGCTAACCGGACTTCTGTTGAAACCATTTACAACCAGATTTTCGAAGATCTGAAGATTGCCGTAGCCAACCTGCCCGCTACGCAGCCCCAATACGGTAAAGTGACAAAGGGAGCTGCTCAGGCGTTTCTGGCACGCATGTATCTGACTCGTGGCATGAACAAAGAAGCGCTGGAAATGGCGCAGGCCGTGCTGACGGGTAATTACGGCTACAAACTGGAAGCCAGCTATGCGGACTTGTGGAAAATGAGCAATATGAAGACCAAAGAGGCCATTTATGTCGTCGATTATTCCGTGAACCTGGCCATCAATGATCTCGTAAACACAACCTTCAATCCGTATGGCCATAGCCGGGGCAGCAACAATGGGCACCTGTTGTTTTTGATGAAGTACGACGATCGGCCGGGCATGACGCGCGATATCGCCAACGGGCGGCCATTCAACCGATACATGCCAACCCGGTTCCTGCTCGATCTGTATAGCGATGAGGATGCCCGCTACGAAGGTTCATTTCAGCAGGTTTGGTTTGCTAATGCCACTTCGCGTCCGGCGGGTATGAACCTGGGCGATACGGCGGTGTATTGCACGAAAAAAGAAATTCCCGATGCGTTTGAAGCAACCCGGAAGTACCAGACCTACGACCGAAGTAAGATTTATAACGCCAACGGAACGGTTAAAGACAATCTGCGTTACCCAACCTTGTCGAAGTTTATGGACCCGACGCGGGCTAGCCTGAATGAAGCGCAAAGCGCCCGTGATGTATTCGTGATCCGGCTGGCCGAGGTGTACCTGATCGCGGCCGAAGCCCAAATGAAGCTGGGTAATTTGCAGGCTGCTGCCGATTACATCAACACCGTGCGGACACGGGCGGCCAAACCGGGTAAAGCCGCTGCCATGCAGATTGCTTCAGCCCAGGTAACGCTTGATTTCATTTTGGATGAGCGGGCACGTGAACTGGCCGGGGAGCAGATTCGCTGGTTCGACCTCAAACGAACAGGGAAGCTTTTGGAGCGTGTTCGTGCCGATGCGCCCGATAATGCAGTCAATATTGTGGATTATCATGTGCTTCGGCCTATTCCACAAACGCAGTTGGATGCCATTACCAATAAAACGGAGTTTACCCAAAATCAGGGTTATCAATAG
- a CDS encoding glycoside hydrolase family 43 protein: MNSVRIISLFFLSIVSAVAQTPRPKPASTEAETPYVSKVWVADLGNGTYKNPVLNADYSDPDACRAGDDYYLVASSFDAIPGLPILHSKDLVNWSIIGHALKRQPPFEHFEKTQHGNGVWAPAIRYHNKEFYIYYPDPDFGIYLTKAANPAGPWSEPVLVEGGKGLIDPCPLWDDNGQVYLIHGWAGSRAGIKSILTVKKLNGEGTKVLDEGVIVYDGHETDPTIEGPKIYKRNGFYYIFAPAGGVPTGWQLVLRSKEIYGPYERKVVMDQGKSSINGPHQGAWVDTKPVNGKPGEDWFLHFQDKEAYGRVVHLQPMKWVNDWPVIGIDADGDGKGEPVLTYKKPAIAGPSPGKEFPISTPVESDEFSSTMPGRQWQWQANPKGIWHTTSNQGFLRLYSYKAPEDIKNNWEVPNLLLQKFPAERFMVTTKLIFKPNPKLENERTGLIIMGLSYANLVLKSSKDGVNLVYGVCKKASEGKPEVETVIAKMNAGSPVYLRVVVTEGARCQFSYSLDGQNFTKTGDPFQAEVGRWIGAKMGIFCTRTTQINDSGYADFDWFRVESVPSENP; encoded by the coding sequence ATGAATTCGGTACGTATCATTAGTTTGTTTTTTCTGTCGATAGTTTCGGCTGTAGCCCAAACGCCCCGACCAAAACCGGCTTCAACCGAGGCTGAAACACCCTATGTTTCGAAGGTTTGGGTCGCCGATTTAGGGAATGGAACGTACAAAAACCCGGTCCTGAACGCAGATTATTCTGATCCGGACGCCTGCCGGGCGGGCGACGACTATTACCTGGTCGCATCGAGTTTCGATGCCATTCCGGGATTACCCATTCTGCACTCAAAGGATCTGGTCAACTGGAGCATTATTGGCCATGCGCTGAAACGCCAGCCGCCATTCGAGCATTTCGAGAAAACCCAGCACGGTAATGGGGTATGGGCTCCTGCTATCCGTTATCACAACAAAGAATTCTACATCTATTACCCGGACCCTGATTTTGGTATCTATCTAACTAAAGCGGCCAACCCGGCTGGCCCCTGGTCGGAGCCGGTGTTGGTGGAGGGTGGCAAGGGCCTGATTGACCCGTGCCCGCTTTGGGACGACAACGGGCAGGTTTATCTGATACATGGATGGGCCGGTAGCCGGGCCGGTATAAAAAGCATTCTTACCGTCAAAAAACTGAATGGCGAAGGGACCAAAGTGCTGGATGAGGGCGTCATCGTGTACGACGGTCACGAAACGGACCCAACCATTGAGGGGCCGAAGATTTATAAACGCAATGGCTTTTACTACATCTTCGCTCCGGCGGGGGGGGTGCCTACGGGCTGGCAACTCGTGCTCCGGTCTAAGGAAATTTATGGGCCATACGAACGAAAAGTTGTTATGGATCAGGGTAAAAGTTCGATCAATGGTCCGCATCAGGGTGCCTGGGTCGATACGAAGCCGGTCAATGGTAAGCCTGGCGAAGACTGGTTTTTGCATTTTCAGGATAAGGAAGCCTACGGTCGGGTTGTGCATCTGCAACCGATGAAGTGGGTGAACGACTGGCCGGTTATCGGTATCGATGCCGACGGTGATGGCAAGGGAGAACCCGTATTGACGTATAAAAAACCAGCCATTGCGGGGCCGTCGCCAGGCAAAGAATTTCCAATTAGTACACCCGTCGAATCGGACGAGTTCAGTTCAACGATGCCGGGACGCCAGTGGCAGTGGCAGGCCAACCCGAAAGGCATCTGGCATACGACGAGTAATCAGGGGTTTCTGCGACTATATTCCTACAAGGCACCTGAGGACATCAAAAACAACTGGGAGGTGCCAAACCTGTTGTTACAGAAGTTTCCGGCCGAGCGGTTCATGGTAACCACAAAGCTAATCTTTAAACCAAATCCAAAACTGGAAAACGAACGGACGGGGCTGATCATCATGGGGTTGAGCTATGCGAATCTAGTGCTAAAAAGCAGTAAGGATGGGGTCAACCTGGTCTATGGCGTTTGTAAAAAGGCGTCAGAGGGAAAACCGGAAGTCGAAACCGTTATTGCTAAAATGAACGCCGGTAGTCCGGTGTATCTCCGTGTGGTGGTGACAGAGGGTGCCAGGTGTCAGTTCAGTTACAGCTTGGATGGGCAGAATTTTACCAAAACCGGCGATCCGTTTCAGGCGGAAGTGGGGCGCTGGATCGGTGCCAAAATGGGTATCTTCTGTACCCGTACCACCCAGATCAATGATTCAGGCTATGCCGACTTCGACTGGTTTCGGGTTGAATCCGTACCCTCGGAGAATCCATGA
- a CDS encoding glycoside hydrolase family 28 protein → MIQHEFIRVNHLSPTDQHDLTWLLNKKIMTKNHRFLSLVFSILAPFSASAQTAPAYSWANLPKIAQPVFRKDTVTIIAHGAKPDGVTLNTRAINAAILACSQKGGGVVLVPAGLWITGPIELKSNVNLHLKKAATLLFTTDKSQYGLVEGTYEGKRSARNQSPLSGANLENVAITGQGIVDGNGDVWRAVHKAQLTESQWQEKVASGGVLKEDGKTWYPSEQFKRASTENRSMLLVAGKTPQDFADMKDMLRPNLLVLTNCKKVLLEGVTFQNSPAWCLHPLMCQDLTIRNVTTKNPEYAHNGDGMDIESCKNFLIEGCTLDVGDDAICIKSGKDEEGRKRGMPTENGVIRNNTVYNGHGGFVVGSEMSGGARNIFVYNCTFMGTDKGLRFKSVRGRGGVVEHIYAKDIFMKDIAQEAIFFDMYYFVKFATDGERDERPIVNEGTPVFRDMHFENIVCNGAKKGVFIRGLPEMAVKNITMDRLVLQADKGIELIDASGIRFKNVQLITKSTKPVILVDNSSDLTFDTIQYDPQASLLFSINGERTQGIQVKNTDVAKAQTRAEFNKGAQEKNLTLSSTK, encoded by the coding sequence ATGATACAGCATGAATTTATTCGCGTAAATCATCTGAGTCCTACGGATCAGCATGACCTCACCTGGCTGCTGAATAAAAAAATTATGACGAAAAACCATCGATTCCTGAGCCTTGTGTTCTCAATACTGGCTCCGTTTTCTGCTTCAGCACAAACCGCACCGGCCTATAGCTGGGCCAACCTTCCTAAAATAGCCCAGCCCGTTTTTCGAAAGGACACGGTAACGATTATTGCGCATGGTGCAAAACCGGATGGCGTTACACTGAACACCAGGGCGATCAATGCAGCTATTCTGGCGTGCAGTCAAAAAGGGGGCGGGGTGGTGCTCGTACCCGCTGGATTGTGGATCACCGGACCAATCGAACTGAAAAGTAACGTCAATCTGCATCTAAAAAAGGCAGCAACCCTGTTGTTTACGACCGATAAAAGCCAATACGGCCTGGTTGAAGGCACCTACGAAGGCAAACGGTCGGCCCGTAATCAATCCCCCCTGTCTGGGGCCAATCTGGAAAATGTGGCTATTACCGGTCAGGGCATTGTCGATGGGAATGGAGACGTATGGCGAGCCGTCCATAAAGCGCAGCTCACCGAAAGCCAGTGGCAGGAAAAAGTAGCTTCGGGTGGCGTTTTGAAAGAGGATGGTAAAACCTGGTATCCGAGTGAGCAGTTCAAACGGGCCAGTACCGAAAATCGAAGCATGTTGCTGGTTGCCGGAAAAACTCCTCAGGATTTTGCGGATATGAAGGACATGCTCCGGCCGAATCTGCTGGTGCTGACGAATTGCAAAAAAGTACTGCTGGAAGGGGTTACATTTCAGAATTCACCCGCCTGGTGTCTGCATCCGCTGATGTGTCAGGATCTAACGATTCGAAATGTTACCACTAAAAATCCGGAATACGCGCATAACGGCGATGGTATGGATATCGAATCCTGCAAGAACTTCCTCATCGAAGGCTGTACACTTGATGTAGGCGACGATGCCATTTGCATCAAATCGGGAAAAGACGAAGAAGGGCGTAAACGCGGGATGCCTACCGAGAATGGTGTTATTCGGAATAATACGGTCTATAACGGCCACGGAGGTTTTGTTGTCGGGAGTGAAATGAGCGGAGGGGCACGTAATATATTCGTCTACAACTGCACGTTTATGGGTACCGATAAGGGCCTGCGTTTCAAGTCGGTACGGGGGCGGGGTGGCGTAGTCGAGCATATCTATGCAAAAGATATTTTCATGAAAGACATTGCGCAGGAAGCCATCTTCTTCGATATGTACTATTTCGTCAAGTTCGCTACCGATGGGGAGCGCGACGAGCGCCCGATCGTCAATGAAGGTACGCCCGTTTTCCGGGATATGCATTTTGAGAACATTGTCTGTAATGGCGCAAAAAAGGGCGTTTTTATCCGTGGTTTACCCGAAATGGCGGTTAAAAACATTACGATGGACAGGCTGGTCCTTCAGGCGGATAAGGGCATAGAGTTGATCGATGCGAGCGGTATTCGTTTCAAAAATGTACAGTTGATCACCAAAAGCACAAAGCCCGTTATTCTGGTAGACAATAGCAGTGATCTAACGTTCGATACGATACAATACGATCCTCAGGCCAGTTTGCTATTTTCTATAAATGGCGAGCGGACTCAGGGCATTCAGGTGAAGAACACGGATGTCGCTAAAGCCCAGACCAGGGCGGAGTTTAACAAGGGTGCCCAGGAAAAGAACCTGACCCTGTCTTCTACAAAATGA
- a CDS encoding FecR family protein yields the protein MSRKKFGQLLQKYLRGECTPAEKAFVEHWYGLIETEESGQELDMNELENRLWDQIQSKMPQDEPGRVIPFRSTSLRWIGIAASLLLIGWLYFAQRQSSPVNPADSLISLVKGDWIERTNNSTHPLVIRLEDGSAVKLAAHSSLRFPAHFATEKRTVYLTGDAFFSVAKMPSRPFYVYAGSVVTKVLGTSFFVRSQSASKQVRVEVVTGRVAVYKETPRKLATTDGVVLSPNQTATFFEEEQHFVTGLVDSPLVIRTSEKERKPISFQFDDTPLAEVLVRLEQAYGINIEVENDSQKGCPLTADLTDQPLYTQLDIICAALKANYEVKGTTILLTGKGCSD from the coding sequence ATGAGCCGAAAAAAATTTGGGCAACTCTTACAGAAATACCTTCGTGGAGAATGTACACCCGCAGAAAAGGCTTTTGTAGAGCACTGGTATGGCTTGATTGAAACCGAAGAGTCGGGGCAGGAGCTTGACATGAACGAGCTGGAAAACCGTCTTTGGGACCAGATTCAGAGTAAGATGCCTCAGGACGAACCGGGGCGTGTTATTCCGTTCAGGAGCACTTCACTTCGATGGATCGGTATTGCGGCATCGCTGCTTTTGATCGGTTGGTTGTATTTTGCACAGCGTCAGAGTAGCCCTGTCAATCCAGCAGATTCACTGATTTCACTTGTCAAGGGCGACTGGATTGAACGAACCAATAATTCCACTCATCCGCTAGTAATCCGCCTTGAAGACGGGAGTGCAGTCAAATTAGCTGCTCATAGTTCACTACGTTTTCCTGCCCATTTTGCGACCGAAAAACGAACCGTTTACCTAACTGGCGATGCCTTCTTTTCAGTGGCGAAAATGCCATCCCGACCTTTTTACGTGTATGCGGGAAGCGTGGTTACGAAGGTGTTGGGAACGAGCTTTTTTGTCAGGAGTCAATCGGCTAGCAAACAGGTGCGGGTTGAAGTGGTAACGGGGCGGGTGGCTGTTTATAAAGAAACGCCCCGCAAACTGGCAACGACCGACGGAGTTGTACTGAGCCCGAACCAGACCGCTACTTTTTTCGAAGAAGAACAGCATTTTGTAACGGGCCTTGTCGACTCCCCGTTGGTTATACGTACCTCGGAAAAGGAGCGTAAACCGATCTCCTTTCAGTTCGACGACACTCCTTTAGCGGAGGTGCTGGTTAGGCTCGAACAGGCATATGGCATCAACATCGAAGTAGAAAATGACAGCCAGAAGGGATGCCCATTAACGGCCGATTTAACCGATCAACCACTCTACACTCAGTTAGACATCATTTGTGCTGCACTGAAGGCGAACTACGAAGTGAAAGGAACAACCATCCTGCTCACTGGAAAAGGATGTAGTGACTAG
- a CDS encoding TonB-dependent receptor translates to MKKREPVRICGSLGRQVNAFWWFMNFSVIQLILITACASLSIAFNGNGQELMSRPVTLKADGQRLRLVLTQIEQQTAARFVYGSKTINVDHPVTITLTDKRLNEALTELLKPLKLTYRLVGGLIVLESDSDGHTQVPTPGTEAADHVVTGKVLDEKQAALPGVSVVVKGSTRGATTDASGVFKLSVPDGNGVTLTFSFVGYQSQDIAVGNQSTINVSMVPDVSALDEVVVIGYGAVRKKDLTGAVVQLKSEQLKEVPTANVLEAAQGKIAGADITRSSGQAGAKVNISIRGNRSIGGNNAPLIIVDGIQYSNLEDINANDIETMDVLKDASSIAIYGSRGANGVILITTKKGKTGKPDISFNAYSGISQVTMYPKAMDITGFRDFKREAWRAAGVWKSPADDASIFTNVAEYDALQKGNWTDYQDALIHNGLQQDYQIGIRSGTERLKSYVSVDYYNEKGILKLDELKRYTGRLNVDYTITDWMKIGLQSQLTYYNQSVRRDPLNQANKISPLGSLYDANGNFNYIMLDGQTANPLSDEQPNVFNNSVLTTRILTNGYIELTPFKGFTARTTLGVNLASIRDGSYASPKSIDRSLTGKSLATYNTSSSRSLNWENVMTYQRSMGQHAFTLTGIASYIGNTSDNAAASGVNQLLPSQLFYSLGSATEEIKINSAYSQNDLISFAGRLNYSFRDRYLLTLTAREDGSSKLATGNKWTFFPSAAFAWRIIEEKFMQGLKGLSDLKVRVSYGVAGNDPSGPYATQTTLTRLAFGYDEVPVPAYTFSRNVGNAELGWELSNTKNIGLDFGLLNGRINTSIDYYDTRTSDLLLDRGLPPTTGVTTVKQNIGKTRNRGVEVTLGSTNIRTSNFSWTSNVTFTKNKEEITELVTGGNDIGNGWFIGSPINVFYDYQKLGIWQTSEADAAAKLSPTQLPGEIKVKDQNGDGKIDAVNDRIILGTPRPKWSGGFDNTIKFKGFDLNVFLYARVGQMINSDRSARFDQQGVGNSTAGLDYWTPENPTNAYPRPNKNGGLKYLSTLGYVDGTYARIRNITLAYNVPANILRSKVIRGVRLYVTGKNLFTFTNLNYDPERGGSENFPMTKLYVFGLNVNL, encoded by the coding sequence ATGAAAAAAAGAGAACCTGTACGTATTTGTGGCTCTCTGGGCCGACAGGTCAACGCATTTTGGTGGTTTATGAACTTCTCTGTTATTCAGCTCATCCTGATTACGGCCTGTGCCAGCTTGTCAATAGCCTTCAACGGAAATGGGCAGGAATTAATGAGCCGACCGGTTACGCTAAAAGCTGATGGACAACGGCTTCGATTGGTGCTAACACAGATTGAACAGCAAACGGCCGCCCGGTTTGTATATGGCTCAAAAACGATCAATGTAGACCATCCGGTCACGATTACCCTGACGGATAAGCGCCTGAATGAAGCATTGACCGAATTACTGAAGCCACTGAAATTAACCTATCGGTTGGTTGGCGGTTTGATTGTGCTGGAGTCCGATTCAGATGGGCATACCCAAGTGCCAACTCCGGGCACAGAAGCGGCCGATCATGTAGTAACAGGAAAAGTCCTTGATGAAAAACAGGCTGCTTTGCCGGGGGTCAGTGTTGTGGTAAAAGGGTCGACACGGGGTGCAACAACGGATGCCAGTGGCGTATTTAAACTGTCGGTACCCGATGGCAACGGGGTGACGTTAACATTTTCGTTTGTTGGGTACCAGAGCCAGGACATAGCGGTTGGAAATCAATCGACGATCAATGTGTCGATGGTGCCCGATGTGAGCGCACTGGACGAAGTTGTCGTGATCGGCTACGGGGCCGTACGTAAAAAAGATCTGACCGGGGCGGTTGTTCAACTCAAAAGCGAGCAGTTGAAAGAAGTACCGACTGCCAATGTGCTGGAAGCCGCTCAGGGCAAAATTGCCGGGGCCGACATTACCCGGAGCAGTGGACAAGCCGGGGCAAAGGTCAATATCAGCATACGCGGGAATCGCTCCATTGGGGGAAATAATGCTCCCCTGATTATTGTCGATGGTATCCAGTACAGCAACCTGGAAGATATCAATGCCAACGACATCGAAACAATGGACGTCCTCAAAGATGCCTCATCGATTGCCATTTATGGGTCGCGGGGAGCCAATGGGGTTATTCTGATTACGACCAAAAAAGGTAAAACAGGTAAACCCGATATTTCATTTAATGCGTATTCGGGTATTTCTCAGGTGACGATGTATCCGAAAGCCATGGACATTACTGGCTTTCGAGATTTCAAGCGGGAAGCCTGGCGGGCCGCTGGCGTCTGGAAAAGCCCGGCCGATGATGCATCCATTTTTACGAACGTAGCCGAATATGATGCCTTACAGAAAGGGAACTGGACTGATTATCAGGATGCGCTGATTCACAATGGTCTTCAACAGGATTATCAGATTGGCATACGGTCAGGTACCGAGCGGCTGAAATCGTATGTATCTGTCGACTACTATAACGAAAAAGGTATTCTGAAGTTAGACGAGTTGAAGCGCTACACCGGGCGGCTGAATGTCGACTATACAATTACTGACTGGATGAAAATTGGCTTACAAAGCCAGCTTACCTACTACAACCAAAGCGTCCGGCGCGACCCGCTCAATCAGGCGAATAAAATCAGTCCGCTTGGGTCGCTTTATGATGCCAATGGGAATTTTAACTACATCATGCTGGATGGGCAGACGGCCAATCCACTGTCGGATGAGCAACCGAACGTATTCAATAACTCGGTGCTGACAACCCGGATTCTAACCAACGGTTATATTGAATTGACGCCCTTCAAAGGCTTTACTGCCCGGACTACACTGGGCGTGAACCTGGCTTCGATCCGGGATGGTTCATATGCTTCCCCGAAATCCATCGATCGATCGCTGACCGGTAAATCGCTCGCTACGTACAATACCAGTAGCAGCCGTAGCCTCAACTGGGAAAATGTGATGACCTATCAACGAAGTATGGGCCAGCACGCATTTACGCTCACGGGTATTGCCAGTTATATCGGTAATACCTCCGATAACGCAGCGGCTTCGGGCGTTAATCAACTGCTTCCATCGCAGTTATTCTACTCACTGGGCAGTGCAACGGAAGAAATCAAGATCAACTCCGCCTATTCGCAGAATGACCTCATTTCGTTTGCGGGTCGGTTGAATTATTCCTTCCGCGACCGGTATCTGCTTACACTGACTGCCCGTGAAGATGGCTCTTCTAAACTGGCAACAGGCAATAAATGGACATTCTTCCCCTCGGCTGCGTTCGCATGGCGCATAATAGAAGAAAAATTTATGCAGGGTCTGAAAGGGCTTAGCGACCTGAAAGTTCGCGTCAGTTATGGGGTTGCCGGTAACGACCCCTCTGGTCCGTATGCAACCCAAACAACGCTGACCCGGCTGGCCTTTGGGTATGACGAAGTACCGGTTCCCGCCTATACTTTCTCGCGGAACGTAGGCAATGCTGAATTAGGATGGGAACTATCCAATACTAAAAATATTGGTCTGGACTTTGGCCTGCTGAACGGTCGCATTAATACGTCGATCGATTATTACGATACCCGCACATCTGACCTGCTGCTGGATCGTGGGTTACCACCAACGACAGGGGTAACGACGGTTAAGCAGAACATCGGCAAAACACGTAACCGGGGTGTTGAGGTCACGCTGGGTAGTACCAACATCCGGACGTCAAATTTCAGCTGGACCAGCAACGTCACCTTCACCAAAAACAAGGAAGAAATTACGGAGCTGGTAACGGGCGGCAACGACATTGGTAACGGCTGGTTCATTGGCTCGCCCATCAATGTCTTTTACGACTACCAAAAACTGGGTATCTGGCAAACCTCAGAAGCGGATGCCGCGGCCAAGCTTTCGCCAACCCAGTTGCCCGGAGAAATCAAAGTGAAGGACCAGAATGGCGATGGTAAGATCGATGCCGTGAACGATCGGATTATTCTGGGAACACCCCGTCCGAAATGGAGTGGTGGTTTCGATAACACCATCAAATTCAAAGGCTTCGACCTGAATGTGTTTCTCTATGCCCGGGTAGGACAGATGATTAACTCCGACCGGTCGGCCCGTTTCGACCAGCAGGGCGTTGGCAACAGCACGGCGGGGCTCGATTACTGGACCCCCGAAAATCCGACCAATGCCTATCCCCGGCCTAATAAAAACGGAGGGCTGAAATACCTCTCTACATTAGGGTATGTGGATGGTACGTATGCCCGGATTCGTAACATTACGCTGGCCTATAACGTACCCGCCAACATCCTTCGCTCAAAGGTCATTCGGGGAGTTCGGCTGTATGTGACAGGCAAAAACCTGTTCACTTTCACCAACCTGAACTATGATCCGGAGCGGGGTGGTTCCGAGAACTTCCCCATGACAAAGCTCTACGTATTTGGTCTGAACGTCAACCTATAA
- a CDS encoding pectinesterase family protein, translated as MKQLLLLSCLLVCTSHVWSQTTPPATYPSSFTVAQDGSGNFKTIQEAVNSFRDHSQVRVSLYVKNGVYAEKLVIPSWKPNIHVIGESKEGVVITGDDYSGKAYPGGKDWTGKDKYSTYTSYTVLVDAPDIILENLTIRNTAGRVGQAVALHVEGDRFVCKNCILLGNQDTLYAAAEGSRQFYENCFIEGTTDFIFGKSISVFQSCTIKSLSDSFITAAATPGYQRYGFVFFDCKLIADPAAKKVFLGRPWRPNAKTIFIRTDMGNHILPAGWDNWGNPANEKTVLYAEYGNTGAGGNSSKRAVWSKVLTDKEASTYTLATIFSEKSAWLPNAARP; from the coding sequence ATGAAACAACTGCTTCTACTTAGTTGCCTGCTGGTCTGTACTAGTCATGTATGGAGCCAGACGACGCCACCCGCTACGTATCCGTCTTCGTTTACGGTTGCTCAGGATGGGAGTGGCAATTTCAAAACCATTCAGGAAGCAGTCAATAGCTTTCGCGATCATTCGCAGGTTCGGGTAAGCCTTTATGTTAAAAATGGCGTTTATGCCGAAAAACTCGTCATTCCTTCCTGGAAACCCAACATTCATGTCATTGGGGAAAGTAAAGAAGGCGTTGTGATCACCGGCGACGATTACTCAGGTAAAGCCTATCCGGGCGGCAAAGACTGGACTGGTAAAGACAAATACAGCACCTATACCTCCTATACCGTTCTGGTCGACGCGCCGGATATTATTCTGGAAAACCTGACCATCCGAAACACGGCCGGGCGTGTTGGGCAGGCTGTCGCACTGCATGTTGAAGGTGATCGGTTTGTCTGCAAAAACTGCATCCTTTTAGGAAATCAGGATACGCTTTATGCTGCTGCCGAGGGCAGTCGTCAGTTTTACGAAAACTGCTTTATTGAAGGGACTACCGACTTTATTTTCGGAAAATCGATCTCCGTTTTTCAATCCTGCACGATCAAAAGCCTGTCCGATTCATTCATTACGGCAGCAGCTACACCAGGGTATCAGCGCTACGGATTCGTTTTTTTTGATTGCAAACTGATCGCCGACCCAGCCGCTAAAAAAGTCTTTTTGGGTCGTCCCTGGCGACCGAACGCCAAAACGATATTCATTCGAACCGATATGGGTAACCATATTTTGCCCGCAGGTTGGGACAACTGGGGTAATCCGGCTAATGAAAAGACCGTACTATATGCAGAATACGGCAATACTGGAGCCGGAGGGAATTCATCGAAACGGGCAGTCTGGTCAAAAGTTCTAACGGATAAAGAGGCCAGTACCTATACTCTAGCAACCATTTTTTCTGAAAAATCGGCCTGGTTACCTAACGCAGCCCGCCCCTAA